Within the Balneola sp. MJW-20 genome, the region CTGTAACGTATACATAGTACTGCTGAGCATTAAGGCTGGTGATTGAGAACAAAAGTGATGTGAGTAATAAAAAGAGTACTCTCATTATGATCAGTTGGTTCCGGTTACTGGTTTTTCTTCAAGTTTGATGGCCCATATGCCTGAGTTCCAATCACTTATAAAAATATGCCCTTTGTAAGGTTGAGGTCCCCAGGTAAAAGGACTGTTTGGGATCAGTGCATCGGGATGATTTGGCTCAAAACGAGCGATCTCCCGGCCCTGCTCATACAAATTACCCATAAGCTCACCCGAGATATCCACGATACGCAGTCCCGCATTGTAATAGGCTACAAAGAGCAGGTCTCCGACAACCCAGAAATTATGTGTACCCGCCTCGGGGATCTCGTAGCGTGCCACTTCCTTAGGAGAATCCCATCCATCAAATTTTACAAAGTGGATCCATCCGGCTGCTCCAACCGGATTTTCCCGGGAAGGAAGTCCATTAGGGAATGCCTCATCCCCGGCGATCACATAAAAGTCACCGGTTGATTCACTTTTAAACGGAAAAGCAGCGTGATTCCAGCCGCTGGGATAGCTGTAGGAACCAAGCATTACGGGATTTTCAGGCGACCCCCCGGCGACCCCCATTTGTTCGGGAGTACCATCAGCAGTATTCGATCCGATATCCACGGCAACTACGCCGTCACTCCAGTTAGAGGAGTAAGCGATCCCGTCTTCGATCCACACATCATGTATGGAATGTCCTGGGGTGTCCAGTTCAAAACGTCCTACGGTCTGTGGATTTCGCGGATCATCAATATTGATGATATCATAACGAGTTCCGTTATTCACTGCATATACATGATTCTCATAGATAAAGGCATTATGCACTCCGCCGGTAAGCTCTTTGTTGTATTCAGACAGAATACTGACATTGCTCGGATCGCTTACGTCGAGGATAACGATCCCGTTTTTGCGGTCTGAAGCACCTTCACGGGTGATCACAGCAACAGTGCCGGCTTCGTTGATCTTGACATCATTTACCGTCCGGGCATCTACTCTTACCGTATCAATGGTAAACATATTCGATGGGTCAGTCACATCCCAGAAATACGCATCTCCGTTCGCTCCCCAGGTGCCGGTTATGGCATAGTCACGACCGTCTACGCCCTCCCATACCCAAAGATCAGAAGTGTGAACATCAAGAACCTCTCCGTGTCCGACCAAAGTAAGGTCACGGGCTGCATTACGTGGTTCAACCCTTACAATCTGCTCCGCAGAAGTATTACCGGAGGTAGCTACTAAAGTATAAAGACCCGGCTTATTGGCTACAAATCGTCCGTCTTGTGAAACCTGAGCGGTTGCTCCCTGTCCAAGATCATCATCGGGTTCGGCCAGGAATGAATAACGAATGGGAACACCACCGATCTCTTTCCCGGAATTGTTGAAAGTCTTAGCATTAAAATGGATCACATCACCGGTTCTAACCAATGTTTCATTGTTAGTGATGTCAATGCTTGCCGTCGGATTGGGGCGAACATTCACTTTCCAGGTGTCGGTAACTCCTTCAGATTCTACAGTAATAGTAGCTGTTCCCGCTTTTTTCGCTATCAGTTTACCGTAGGAGGCAAAAACAACCGATTCGTTAGATGAACTAAAGCTCAGAGCCGGTTCTTCTCTGATCAGTTCCTTGGCATCTGTCACTACCACATCCAGGTCATAGCTGCTGTTGGTGTAGATCTGCTCGTCAGGTTCAATTATATCCACATCAGTGATCGGAGGGAATTTTACCTGTACTTCAAAATATTTTCTGATCCTTTCGTCTCGGTTGCTACCATTTCGTTGAGCTATGATATTATAAGTGCCCGGTTTTAATGCATTCAGCATACCGGTTCTGCTTAGTTCAATAGCACCACGGTTACGGCGACTGTAGAACAGGATGGTGTCCGGCAAGACTTCTCCCTGAGAATTTACCAGGCTGGCTTTGATCTGCAGCGGGATTCCAATTTCTGCAACAACCGGATCCGGTTCAATGACGATCTTTAGTTCGTTCTCCTGCTGTGCTTGTACCATAGTACTTAAGCACATAAATAAAAGAAGAAATAGGGGGGACGCTTTTTTCATTTTGATCACTTTACATTCGTGTTTGAATAGAGCATCCAATAAATCAAAAAAATCGGACAAATAGAATTATTTGATCAGAGTGAAAGCATGAATTATCCCCATTTTTCCTTATTTTACAGCTTATCAAAAACATCAGCGGAACGGTTTTATCGAAAGCTGATTTTAGTCCCACATAATCTTTATTCATCCAAAGAAATTTAGCTCGCATGCGCATCGATTTTGGCAAGGAAAAATTTGCACACCGCCACAATGGACCCGACGAAACACAAACCCGTGAAATGCTTGATCTGGTTAAGGCAGATACCCTGGATCAGCTGATCAACGAGACTATCCCGGAAGGCATTCGCCTCAATGATGAGATGGATCTTCCGGAAGCCATCAGTGAACAGGAGTTTCTCGAGGAGTTTCGTACCCTCGCATCTAAAAACAAGATCTTTAATTCCTTTATTGGGATGGGCTATTATGATACCCTCTTGCCCAATGTGATCAAACGTAATATCCTGGAGAATCCGGCATGGTATACTGCTTATACTCCATATCAGGCAGAAATTGCACAGGGAAGGCTGGAAGCTCTGATCAACTTCCAGACCATGGTGAGTGATCTTACCGGTATGGAGATCGCAAACGCATCCCTTCTGGATGAGGGAACTGCCGCCGCGGAAGCAATGAGTATGCTTTTCGGATCCCGTAAAGGGAAAAAGCGTAAAGCAGCCAATGTATTATTTGTTTCGGATTGGTGCCATCCTCAAACCATAGATGTTTTAAAAACCAGAGCTGAACCAATTGACATAGAGATCCGTGTTGGATCTGTGGAAGATCTGGACGTTACGGACCCGTCATTATTCGGCATACTTTTACAGTACCCTGGAACGGAAGGAAATGTTCATGACTATACTTCTATGATCGAGGCAGCGCATGAGAATGATGTATTTTGTGTGGTGGCTGCAGATCTGTTGAGTCTCACACTGCTAAAATCACCAGGCAAAATGGGAGCAGACGTTGTGGTTGGTTCCACCCAGCGTTTTGGGGTGCCGATGGGTTATGGTGGTCCTCATGCCGCATATTTTGCTACCTCCGAACAATTTAAAAGGAAACTCCCCGGCAGGATCATTGGGGTAACTCAGGATGCAGAGGGAATGCCGGCTTTCAGAATGGCTCTTCAGACCCGCGAGCAGCACATCCGTAGAGAGAAAGCCACCTCTAATATTTGCACCGCTCAGGTACTGCTAGCCGTGATCGCCGGAATGTATGGCGTTTACCATGGCCCGAAAGGACTAAAAAACATTGCAGCCAGAACGCATGGTCTTGCAGCTCTGACTCGTGAGGGGCTGAAGAAAATGGGTATCCAGATCAAACATGATATTTTCTTTGATACTCTAACTTTCGAAGCGGATGCGGATAAGGTTAAAGCTGTTGCAGAGAAGAAGGAAGCTAATTTCCGGTATATCGATAATAAGACAGTATCCGTTGCCTTTGATGAAGCCAAAGATCTGGAAGATGTTAAACTGGTATTGAAGATCATTGCAGAAGCTTCCGGCTGTGAAAATTCATTTGATGTTGATCAGGCAGCCGGATCTGCAGAGCTTGCCTTCGGAGATCTGGAAAGACAGGAGCCATATATGGATCACCCGGTCTTCCACAATTATCAAACCGAGCATGAAATGCTGAGATATATGAAGCAGCTGGAGAACAAAGATCTTTCTCTGGTTCACTCCATGATATCTCTGGGCTCATGTACTATGAAATTAAATGCCACAGCAGAGATGATACCGGTAACCTGGCCGGAGTTTGGTCAGCTTCATCCTTTTGCTCCTAAAGATCAGGCTGAAGGTTATACTCAGCTATTCAAAGATCTGAACAACTGGCTTTGTGAGATCACAGGATTTGACGCGGTTTCACTTCAGCCTAATTCAGGTGCTCAGGGTGAATATGCTGGACTTATGACGATCCGGGCATATCATCAGAATAATGGTGATCATCACCGTAAAGTGGCACTGATCCCGTCATCTGCACATGGAACGAATCCAGCCAGTGCAGTAATGGCCGGTATGGATGTTGTCGTGGTAGAATGCGATAAGCATGGTAATATTTCATTTGAAGATCTAGAAGCAAAAGCAGAGAAGCACAGTGAGAACCTGGCTGCTTTAATGGTGACTTATCCATCAACCCATGGAGTGTTTGAGCATCGTATTAAAGATATCTGTGATCTGATCCATAAGCATGGCGGACAGGTTTACATGGATGGAGCTAATATGAATGCACAGGTAGGACTGACCAGTCCCGGTGAGATCGGTGCTGATGTTTGTCACCTGAATCTTCATAAGACCTTTTGTATCCCGCACGGAGGAGGCGGGCCTGGAATGGGACCGATCGGTGTGGCAAAGCATTTGGCACCCTTCCTTTCCAATCATACTGTAATTCAAACAGGCGGTGAAAAGGGTATATCTGCCATCTCAGCTGCTCCTTTCGGAAGCGCCAGCATCCTGGTGATCTCTTATGCATATATCAGGATGATGGGAGCTAAGGGACTTACGGATGCCACCCGTTATGCGATACTGAATGCTAACTATATCAAAGATAGGTTACAGGATCATTATCCTATACTTTATACCGGTAAAACCGGTCGTTCAGCGCACGAATTCATTGTAGACCTTCGTCCATTCAAACAAAGTGCCGGTATTGAATCGGTGGATGTTGCGAAGCGCCTGATGGATTATGGTTTCCATGCTCCGACTATGAGTTTTCCTGTACCGGGTACACTTATGATAGAGCCCACGGAAAGTGAAAGTAAAGCCGAACTGGATCGCTTCTGTGATGCTATGATCGGGATCCGAAAAGAAATTCAGGAGATCGAAGACGGAGTCGCAGACAAAGAGGATAATGTACTTAAGCATGCTCCTCATACCATGAGAGTGGTAATGGAAGGCGATTGGAAGAGATCTTATGATCGTGACAAAGGCGTGTTCCCGCTTGAGCATCTGAGACTGAACAAGTTCTGGCCATCTGTCTCCCGGGTGGACGATGCGTATGGAGATCGTAATCTGGTTTGTTCCTGTATCCCGATCGAGGCCTACAGTGAAGGACTTGAGGTTATAGAATAACCGCAGAATAGTTTATTGAAATGAGAAGAGGAAGCCGTTGCTTCCTCTTTTATTATACCAGAGCCTGATTCTTACTCAGAGATCTCTCTCGTTGGGTTTAGTCCGGTCTGAATCCTGCAGGCCAACCATCCAGGAAGGGTAAGGTGTTGGTGTATCGGATACTTTATTCAGCTTATCCAGATCATCATCACTTAGAATTAAATCAACAGAGTTAATATTTGACTCCAGCTGTTT harbors:
- a CDS encoding LVIVD repeat-containing protein, encoding MVQAQQENELKIVIEPDPVVAEIGIPLQIKASLVNSQGEVLPDTILFYSRRNRGAIELSRTGMLNALKPGTYNIIAQRNGSNRDERIRKYFEVQVKFPPITDVDIIEPDEQIYTNSSYDLDVVVTDAKELIREEPALSFSSSNESVVFASYGKLIAKKAGTATITVESEGVTDTWKVNVRPNPTASIDITNNETLVRTGDVIHFNAKTFNNSGKEIGGVPIRYSFLAEPDDDLGQGATAQVSQDGRFVANKPGLYTLVATSGNTSAEQIVRVEPRNAARDLTLVGHGEVLDVHTSDLWVWEGVDGRDYAITGTWGANGDAYFWDVTDPSNMFTIDTVRVDARTVNDVKINEAGTVAVITREGASDRKNGIVILDVSDPSNVSILSEYNKELTGGVHNAFIYENHVYAVNNGTRYDIINIDDPRNPQTVGRFELDTPGHSIHDVWIEDGIAYSSNWSDGVVAVDIGSNTADGTPEQMGVAGGSPENPVMLGSYSYPSGWNHAAFPFKSESTGDFYVIAGDEAFPNGLPSRENPVGAAGWIHFVKFDGWDSPKEVARYEIPEAGTHNFWVVGDLLFVAYYNAGLRIVDISGELMGNLYEQGREIARFEPNHPDALIPNSPFTWGPQPYKGHIFISDWNSGIWAIKLEEKPVTGTN
- the gcvP gene encoding aminomethyl-transferring glycine dehydrogenase, which encodes MRIDFGKEKFAHRHNGPDETQTREMLDLVKADTLDQLINETIPEGIRLNDEMDLPEAISEQEFLEEFRTLASKNKIFNSFIGMGYYDTLLPNVIKRNILENPAWYTAYTPYQAEIAQGRLEALINFQTMVSDLTGMEIANASLLDEGTAAAEAMSMLFGSRKGKKRKAANVLFVSDWCHPQTIDVLKTRAEPIDIEIRVGSVEDLDVTDPSLFGILLQYPGTEGNVHDYTSMIEAAHENDVFCVVAADLLSLTLLKSPGKMGADVVVGSTQRFGVPMGYGGPHAAYFATSEQFKRKLPGRIIGVTQDAEGMPAFRMALQTREQHIRREKATSNICTAQVLLAVIAGMYGVYHGPKGLKNIAARTHGLAALTREGLKKMGIQIKHDIFFDTLTFEADADKVKAVAEKKEANFRYIDNKTVSVAFDEAKDLEDVKLVLKIIAEASGCENSFDVDQAAGSAELAFGDLERQEPYMDHPVFHNYQTEHEMLRYMKQLENKDLSLVHSMISLGSCTMKLNATAEMIPVTWPEFGQLHPFAPKDQAEGYTQLFKDLNNWLCEITGFDAVSLQPNSGAQGEYAGLMTIRAYHQNNGDHHRKVALIPSSAHGTNPASAVMAGMDVVVVECDKHGNISFEDLEAKAEKHSENLAALMVTYPSTHGVFEHRIKDICDLIHKHGGQVYMDGANMNAQVGLTSPGEIGADVCHLNLHKTFCIPHGGGGPGMGPIGVAKHLAPFLSNHTVIQTGGEKGISAISAAPFGSASILVISYAYIRMMGAKGLTDATRYAILNANYIKDRLQDHYPILYTGKTGRSAHEFIVDLRPFKQSAGIESVDVAKRLMDYGFHAPTMSFPVPGTLMIEPTESESKAELDRFCDAMIGIRKEIQEIEDGVADKEDNVLKHAPHTMRVVMEGDWKRSYDRDKGVFPLEHLRLNKFWPSVSRVDDAYGDRNLVCSCIPIEAYSEGLEVIE